One part of the Flavobacterium johnsoniae UW101 genome encodes these proteins:
- a CDS encoding acyl carrier protein phosphodiesterase: MNFLAHIYLSGENDLIKIGNFMADGIRGKQFEQFPDDVQKGILLHRFIDTYTDSHDIFRQSTKRLHEKYHHYSGVIVDIVYDHFLAKNWANYSDEKLEDFINRFYNSLHENYSILTEKTQGLMPYMIERNWLLSYKTVDGIHQILTQMDRRSKNISKMQFASEELKEFYNEFEQEFTVFFEDLQLHTKQKLLSL; the protein is encoded by the coding sequence ATGAATTTCTTAGCCCACATATATCTTTCCGGTGAAAATGACTTAATTAAAATTGGCAATTTTATGGCCGATGGAATTCGCGGAAAACAATTTGAACAATTCCCGGATGATGTTCAAAAAGGAATTCTTTTACATCGTTTTATTGATACTTATACCGATTCACACGATATTTTCAGACAAAGCACAAAACGGCTGCACGAAAAATACCATCACTATTCCGGCGTAATTGTAGATATTGTTTACGATCATTTTTTAGCCAAAAACTGGGCAAATTATTCAGATGAAAAACTCGAAGATTTCATTAACCGGTTTTACAATTCCCTGCATGAAAATTATTCTATTTTAACTGAAAAAACGCAGGGCTTAATGCCGTATATGATCGAAAGAAACTGGCTTTTAAGTTATAAAACCGTCGATGGCATCCACCAGATTTTAACTCAGATGGACAGAAGATCAAAAAACATTTCAAAAATGCAGTTTGCCAGCGAGGAATTAAAAGAATTTTATAACGAATTTGAACAGGAATTCACTGTGTTTTTTGAAGATCTCCAACTACATACCAAACAAAAATTACTCTCATTATAA
- the ggt gene encoding gamma-glutamyltransferase, with protein MKKISLLFYFISIYSFAQHTAPPTGLVASKAMVVSAREEASKIGVEIMKKGGNAFDAMAATELALAVAYPYAGNLGGGGFMVYRKANGEVGSLDYREKAPLAATKNMFLDKEGNVIKGKSTESPLAIGVPGTIAGVFAVQKKLGSLPMSEILKPVIALAEKGVVVTKKQQKQLEAYHDAIVKANGPNTLMAGKFQEGDTIKYPALASTLKRISKNGKDEFYKGKTAQVLVDYLKKKGGIITLKDLASYEAKWRNPLQFDYKDLKVTSMAPPSSGGICLAQIMKMISPFYLSKMGHNSEQSIQVIVEAERRAYADRSQFLGDPDFVKIPIKGLLSDSYLKERMSNFDSEKATLSSDIKEGKVTYNESTETTHYSIVDQFGNAVAATTTINDGFGSKYYCDELGFFLNNEMDDFSAKPGSPNMFGLVGNEANSIAPQKRMLSSMTPTIVEKNGKLFMVVGSPGGSTIITSVLQTILNVYEYNLSMQDAVNAPRFHHQWLPDLITFEPDTFDNKTLEGLKSKGYLINEKTTPVIGKVDAILVYPDNTLEGGADFRGDDKAAGF; from the coding sequence ATGAAAAAAATTTCACTTCTATTTTATTTTATCTCAATTTATAGTTTCGCACAGCATACGGCACCACCAACAGGATTAGTTGCCTCAAAAGCAATGGTGGTTTCAGCCCGCGAAGAAGCCTCAAAAATTGGCGTTGAAATCATGAAAAAAGGCGGTAACGCTTTTGATGCTATGGCAGCAACTGAGCTGGCACTTGCAGTAGCATATCCATACGCTGGAAATCTTGGCGGAGGCGGCTTTATGGTTTACAGAAAAGCAAACGGCGAAGTGGGCAGTTTGGATTATCGCGAAAAAGCACCTCTTGCTGCAACAAAAAATATGTTTCTGGATAAAGAAGGAAATGTAATAAAAGGCAAAAGTACAGAATCGCCTTTAGCGATTGGTGTTCCGGGAACTATTGCCGGAGTTTTTGCAGTTCAGAAAAAGCTGGGATCTCTGCCAATGTCAGAAATTTTAAAACCTGTAATTGCCCTTGCAGAAAAAGGTGTTGTTGTAACCAAAAAACAACAAAAACAATTAGAAGCTTATCACGATGCTATAGTAAAAGCAAATGGGCCCAATACATTAATGGCAGGAAAATTTCAAGAAGGCGATACGATTAAATATCCGGCTCTTGCCAGCACTTTAAAGCGAATTTCAAAAAACGGAAAAGACGAGTTTTATAAAGGTAAAACCGCTCAGGTTTTGGTAGATTATCTAAAGAAAAAAGGCGGTATTATCACTCTGAAAGATTTAGCATCTTATGAAGCAAAATGGAGAAATCCATTACAGTTTGATTATAAAGATTTGAAAGTAACATCGATGGCGCCTCCAAGCAGCGGCGGTATTTGTCTGGCTCAGATCATGAAAATGATTTCTCCTTTTTATTTGTCTAAAATGGGACATAATTCTGAACAATCCATTCAGGTAATTGTAGAAGCAGAAAGAAGAGCTTATGCCGACAGAAGCCAGTTTTTAGGCGATCCTGATTTTGTAAAAATTCCAATTAAAGGACTTTTATCAGATTCATATTTAAAAGAAAGAATGTCAAATTTTGATTCAGAAAAAGCTACTTTATCATCAGACATAAAAGAAGGAAAAGTAACCTATAACGAAAGCACCGAAACTACACATTACTCTATTGTAGATCAGTTTGGAAATGCGGTTGCTGCCACAACAACCATCAACGACGGTTTTGGTTCAAAATATTACTGCGATGAATTAGGCTTCTTTTTAAATAACGAAATGGATGATTTCAGCGCAAAACCAGGCTCTCCAAATATGTTTGGATTAGTTGGAAATGAAGCCAACAGTATTGCACCTCAAAAAAGAATGCTGAGCTCTATGACTCCAACTATTGTAGAAAAAAACGGAAAATTATTTATGGTAGTAGGTTCACCAGGCGGATCGACTATTATCACATCGGTGCTTCAGACTATTTTAAATGTTTACGAATACAATTTAAGTATGCAGGATGCTGTAAATGCACCACGTTTTCATCATCAATGGCTTCCCGATCTTATAACTTTTGAACCTGATACTTTCGATAATAAAACGCTGGAAGGCTTAAAATCTAAAGGATATTTAATTAACGAAAAAACAACGCCTGTAATTGGAAAAGTAGATGCAATTCTGGTTTATCCTGACAACACACTTGAAGGAGGTGCCGATTTTAGAGGCGATGACAAAGCGGCTGGATTTTAA
- a CDS encoding chloride channel protein, translating into MIKKLFRRLESIIALAQSILTPKQFIFLSSVLVGISCSFAVIILKAFAHNVFSFATYISGILKLGFINSILPIIGILLTVLVVKKVLNGSIQKGTSQILYAVAKKASIIPRKQMYAQIVTSSLTVGLGGSAGLESPIVITGAAFGSNYAQNYKLAYKDRTLLIGCGVAAGISAAFNAPIAGVLFAIEVLLVDVSISAFTPIMISAATGALVSAIVLDESILLSFKKQETFDYHNIPFYVILGLITGFMAVYYARNFQRVEHYFSELKMGPYKKALIGSSLLALLIFIFPTLFGEGYESIKTLSESDPGQLLDNTLFATWRNNNWVLLLFIGCTMMVKVFASGLTLGSGGNGGNFAPSLFLGSYLGYFFSKLVTLTGLSKLPITNFTMVGMAGILSGLFHAPLTAIFLIAEITGGYGLMIPLMIVSSISFAISKRFEKYSLDVKNLAKKGHAFTSNKDSNILSTLDIDTIIQTDYLTVSPEDHLSKLVDLISHSNQVVFAVVNNDRDLVGIVHFNDIREIIFNAYRVKYTLIKDVMKTPAATISSNDSMEIVMTKFERSKSAFLPVLRNDKYFGIISKSIALEAYRMKLRSMTIE; encoded by the coding sequence ATGATAAAAAAACTGTTTCGTCGACTGGAAAGTATTATTGCTTTGGCTCAATCTATTTTGACACCAAAACAATTCATTTTTTTATCAAGTGTTTTAGTGGGTATTTCCTGTTCTTTTGCAGTAATTATCCTGAAAGCTTTTGCCCATAATGTTTTTTCTTTTGCAACTTATATAAGTGGAATTTTAAAATTAGGTTTTATTAATAGTATCCTGCCTATAATTGGTATTCTGCTTACGGTTTTGGTTGTAAAAAAGGTTCTAAACGGATCGATTCAAAAAGGAACTTCTCAAATTTTATACGCAGTTGCTAAAAAAGCCAGCATAATTCCGAGAAAGCAAATGTACGCGCAAATTGTAACAAGCTCGTTAACTGTTGGTTTAGGAGGTTCTGCAGGTTTAGAAAGTCCAATTGTAATTACAGGAGCCGCTTTTGGTTCTAATTATGCACAAAACTATAAATTAGCTTATAAAGACCGTACTTTACTTATTGGCTGTGGTGTGGCAGCTGGAATCTCAGCAGCATTTAACGCCCCAATTGCAGGAGTTCTTTTTGCTATTGAAGTTTTATTGGTAGACGTCAGCATATCGGCTTTTACACCTATTATGATTTCGGCGGCGACGGGTGCTTTGGTATCGGCAATTGTATTAGACGAAAGCATTCTTTTATCTTTTAAAAAACAAGAAACTTTTGATTATCATAATATTCCTTTTTACGTAATTTTAGGCTTAATAACTGGTTTTATGGCTGTTTATTACGCCCGAAATTTTCAAAGGGTAGAACATTATTTCTCAGAACTAAAAATGGGACCTTATAAAAAAGCCCTGATTGGTTCTTCGCTTTTAGCACTTCTTATTTTTATTTTCCCAACTCTTTTTGGTGAAGGATACGAAAGCATCAAAACATTATCTGAAAGTGATCCCGGACAATTGTTAGACAATACTTTATTTGCCACATGGAGAAATAACAACTGGGTTTTACTGCTTTTTATTGGATGCACAATGATGGTAAAAGTCTTTGCATCCGGACTTACGCTTGGAAGCGGCGGAAATGGAGGTAATTTTGCTCCTTCCCTGTTTTTAGGATCTTATTTAGGATATTTCTTTTCAAAACTTGTTACCCTTACTGGTTTATCAAAACTGCCTATTACTAATTTTACAATGGTTGGAATGGCTGGAATCCTTAGCGGATTATTTCATGCACCATTAACAGCAATATTCCTTATTGCCGAAATTACAGGAGGTTACGGCTTGATGATTCCGCTTATGATTGTTTCCTCAATCAGTTTTGCTATTTCTAAACGTTTTGAAAAATATTCGCTTGACGTAAAAAATCTTGCGAAAAAAGGGCACGCTTTTACCAGTAATAAAGATTCTAATATTCTATCGACTCTGGATATTGATACGATTATCCAAACGGATTATTTAACCGTTTCCCCAGAAGATCATTTGAGCAAATTAGTCGACCTTATTTCGCATTCTAATCAGGTTGTTTTTGCTGTTGTAAACAATGACAGAGATCTTGTTGGAATTGTACATTTTAATGATATCCGCGAAATCATTTTTAATGCTTACCGCGTAAAATATACGTTAATTAAAGACGTAATGAAAACGCCTGCAGCAACCATTTCTTCAAATGACAGTATGGAAATTGTCATGACAAAATTCGAAAGATCAAAATCAGCTTTTCTTCCTGTACTTAGAAATGACAAATACTTCGGCATCATTTCAAAATCTATTGCACTTGAAGCCTACAGAATGAAACTGCGTTCTATGACAATAGAATAA
- a CDS encoding Fic family protein, with the protein MWNIDLTYRDEFQSTFDRLYQKRQELQTSRPLPNIALHKIRESLSLEWTYNSNSIEGNTMSLRETQMVIQEGITIKGKSLREHFETHNHDKAIDYLYSIVDDNYKLRSIDILTIHGLVLRSIEDDFAGRIRNGGVRISGANFMPPNANKVSDYLDELIDFINTNPLGLNDIELSTIYHHKLVWIHPFFDGNGRTVRLSMNLLLMRCGFPPAIILKNDRKKYYEALNQANNGNYQKLTLLMCQALERTLNIYLNAMPGSTYDYQPIQNIVSEPESPYGQEYVSLLARTGKIDAYKEGRNWYTTKEAIEEYMATRKRKR; encoded by the coding sequence ATGTGGAATATTGACTTAACATACCGAGACGAATTTCAATCAACTTTTGATCGATTGTACCAAAAAAGACAGGAACTGCAAACCAGCAGACCACTGCCTAATATTGCTTTACATAAAATCCGCGAAAGTTTATCTCTCGAATGGACTTACAATTCAAATAGTATTGAAGGAAATACAATGAGCTTACGTGAAACCCAAATGGTTATCCAGGAAGGAATTACCATAAAAGGGAAATCACTTCGAGAGCATTTTGAAACCCATAATCACGACAAAGCAATTGACTATTTATATTCAATTGTTGATGATAATTACAAACTTAGAAGTATTGATATTCTTACTATTCATGGTTTAGTTTTACGTTCCATTGAAGATGATTTTGCTGGCCGCATTAGAAACGGAGGTGTTCGTATTTCAGGAGCGAATTTTATGCCTCCAAATGCTAATAAAGTTTCAGATTATCTAGATGAATTAATTGACTTTATCAATACAAATCCATTAGGTTTAAATGATATTGAGCTGTCAACAATTTACCATCATAAATTAGTCTGGATTCATCCTTTTTTTGATGGAAACGGCCGTACAGTTCGTTTAAGTATGAATTTATTATTAATGCGTTGTGGTTTTCCTCCGGCTATTATTTTAAAAAACGATAGAAAAAAGTATTACGAAGCATTAAATCAAGCCAATAATGGCAATTACCAAAAACTAACGCTTTTGATGTGTCAGGCACTTGAGCGTACACTCAATATTTATTTAAATGCAATGCCCGGAAGCACTTACGATTATCAGCCTATACAAAATATCGTAAGCGAGCCAGAATCACCATATGGTCAGGAATATGTTAGTTTATTGGCCAGAACAGGAAAAATAGATGCTTATAAAGAAGGCCGAAACTGGTACACAACCAAAGAAGCCATTGAAGAATATATGGCCACAAGAAAAAGAAAACGCTAG